A window from Halomicrobium urmianum encodes these proteins:
- a CDS encoding Cdc6/Cdc18 family protein, which translates to MTDAGDESDRTTDAASDDATDGYDDLDADITSTEGEDGTPSLDTDLDDVVLDGLDDDEDSEEASRGLFDDLLSGEPIFENKEVLRPSYTPHKLPHREEQINNMATILVAALRGDTPSNILIYGKTGTGKTASAKFVSEELESTSQKYEVPCTVEYINCEVTDTQYRVLAQLANKFIEENESYIDGRIEELEGLRERADEAPDALADSEFDDVEAIDEEIESLTEDRESFEEVPMTGWPTDRVYSSFFDAVDYHERVVVIMLDEIDKLVEKSGDDTLYNLSRMNNELQHSRVSIIGISNDLKFTDFLDPRVKSSLGEEEIVFPPYDANQLRDILQHRSEVAFKSDALSDDVIPLCAAFAAQEHGDARRALDLLRTAGELAERDQTDVVEEKHVRQAQEKIELDRVVEVVRTLPTQSKIVLFAIILLEKNGVHNINTGEVYNIYKRVCEEIDADVLTQRRVTDLISELDMLGIVNAVVVSKGRYGRTKEISLSVPLEETEAVLMSDSRLGDIEDLQPFVQARFDN; encoded by the coding sequence ATGACAGACGCGGGAGACGAGTCCGACCGTACCACCGACGCCGCGAGCGACGACGCGACGGACGGCTACGACGATCTGGACGCTGACATCACCTCGACGGAGGGAGAAGACGGCACTCCGTCCCTGGACACCGATCTCGACGACGTCGTCCTCGACGGCCTCGACGACGACGAGGACTCCGAGGAGGCCTCGCGGGGCCTGTTCGACGACCTGTTGAGCGGGGAACCGATCTTCGAGAACAAGGAGGTCCTCCGCCCCTCGTACACCCCTCACAAACTCCCCCACCGCGAGGAGCAGATCAACAACATGGCGACGATTCTCGTCGCCGCCCTCCGGGGGGACACGCCCTCGAACATCCTGATCTACGGGAAGACGGGGACTGGCAAGACCGCCAGCGCGAAGTTCGTCAGCGAGGAACTGGAGAGCACTTCCCAGAAGTACGAGGTCCCCTGCACCGTCGAGTACATCAACTGCGAGGTCACGGACACCCAGTACCGCGTGCTCGCCCAGCTGGCCAACAAGTTCATCGAGGAGAACGAGTCCTACATCGACGGCCGGATCGAGGAGTTAGAGGGCCTCCGCGAGCGCGCGGACGAGGCGCCCGACGCCCTTGCGGACTCGGAGTTCGACGACGTCGAGGCGATCGACGAGGAGATCGAGTCGCTGACCGAGGACCGCGAGTCCTTCGAGGAGGTTCCGATGACGGGATGGCCGACCGACCGCGTGTACAGCTCCTTCTTCGACGCGGTCGACTACCACGAGCGCGTGGTCGTCATCATGCTCGACGAGATCGACAAGCTCGTCGAGAAGTCCGGCGACGACACGCTGTACAACCTCTCGCGGATGAACAACGAGCTTCAGCACTCCCGCGTCTCGATCATCGGCATCTCGAACGACCTGAAGTTCACCGACTTCCTCGACCCCCGCGTCAAGTCCAGCCTCGGCGAGGAGGAGATCGTCTTCCCGCCGTACGACGCCAACCAGCTCCGGGACATCCTCCAGCACCGTTCGGAGGTGGCGTTCAAGTCGGACGCCCTGAGCGACGACGTCATCCCCCTGTGTGCGGCCTTCGCCGCCCAGGAGCACGGCGACGCCCGGCGCGCGCTGGACCTGCTCCGGACGGCCGGGGAACTGGCCGAGCGCGACCAGACAGACGTCGTCGAGGAGAAGCACGTCAGGCAGGCCCAGGAGAAGATCGAACTCGACCGGGTGGTCGAGGTAGTACGCACCCTCCCGACCCAGAGCAAGATCGTCCTGTTCGCGATCATCCTGCTGGAGAAAAACGGCGTCCACAACATCAACACCGGCGAGGTGTACAACATCTACAAGCGCGTCTGCGAGGAGATCGACGCCGACGTGCTCACCCAGCGCCGCGTCACCGACCTCATCTCCGAACTGGACATGCTGGGCATCGTCAACGCCGTCGTCGTCTCGAAGGGCCGGTACGGCCGGACCAAGGAGATCAGCCTCTCCGTTCCACTCGAAGAGACGGAGGCCGTCCTCATGTCCGACTCGCGACTCGGCGACATCGAGGACCTCCAGCCGTTCGTCCAGGCGCGGTTCGACAACTAG
- a CDS encoding Era-like GTP-binding protein has translation MGLLTNLRDSISRAASTLFSEEDPKRIGIYGPPNAGKTTLANRIARDWTGDAVGPESHIPHETRRARRKEDVEIERNGKTVNIDIVDTPGVTTKVDYTEFLDHDMEEDDAVRRSREATEGVAEAMHWLREDVDGVIYVLDSTEDPFTQVNTMLIGIIESQDLPVLILANKIDLEESSVQRIKNAFPQHETIPLSALEGDNMDEVYDKIAEYFG, from the coding sequence ATGGGACTGCTCACAAATCTCAGAGATAGCATATCACGCGCGGCATCGACGCTGTTCTCGGAAGAGGACCCCAAGCGAATCGGCATCTACGGCCCGCCGAACGCGGGGAAGACGACGCTGGCGAACCGGATCGCCCGCGACTGGACCGGCGACGCCGTCGGTCCTGAGAGTCACATTCCACACGAGACGCGGCGCGCGCGCCGCAAAGAGGACGTGGAGATCGAACGCAACGGCAAGACCGTCAACATCGACATCGTCGACACGCCCGGCGTCACGACGAAGGTCGACTACACGGAGTTCCTCGACCACGACATGGAGGAGGACGACGCCGTTCGTCGCTCCCGCGAGGCGACGGAGGGCGTCGCCGAGGCGATGCACTGGCTCCGCGAGGACGTCGACGGCGTCATCTACGTGCTCGACTCGACGGAGGATCCGTTCACGCAGGTCAACACGATGCTGATCGGCATCATCGAGAGCCAGGACCTGCCGGTGCTGATCCTCGCGAACAAGATCGACCTCGAGGAGTCGTCGGTCCAGCGGATCAAGAACGCGTTCCCGCAGCACGAGACGATTCCGCTGTCGGCGCTGGAGGGCGACAACATGGACGAAGTGTACGACAAGATCGCGGAGTACTTCGGGTGA
- a CDS encoding DUF2073 domain-containing protein, with translation MAEAKPQDGVQIDLISGERMDGMTSMEKIRMILDGVRDGNIVVLEEGLSPDEESRLIEVTMTEISPDEFNGIEIETYPKSEASDSSLLDRLMGSQSTKKLTVIGPANQIETLHKDETLISALVSRK, from the coding sequence ATGGCAGAAGCAAAACCTCAGGACGGGGTCCAGATAGACCTCATCAGCGGCGAGCGGATGGACGGCATGACGTCCATGGAGAAGATCCGGATGATCCTCGACGGCGTCCGCGACGGCAACATCGTCGTCCTCGAGGAGGGGCTCTCCCCCGACGAGGAGTCGCGCCTAATCGAGGTCACGATGACGGAGATCAGCCCCGACGAGTTCAACGGCATCGAGATCGAGACCTACCCCAAGTCGGAGGCGTCCGATTCGAGCCTCCTCGACCGGCTGATGGGCAGCCAGTCGACCAAGAAACTGACTGTGATCGGTCCGGCGAACCAGATCGAGACGCTCCACAAGGACGAGACCCTCATCAGCGCGCTGGTCTCCCGGAAGTAA
- a CDS encoding Zn-ribbon domain-containing protein — protein sequence MPHQCTNCGRTFDDGSKQMLSGCPDCGGNKFQFKPDGGPTPDAEPPEPPEPAGSSVARTVGKTAATVKDFVSSSDDESASVGAPEPADASSEAGTADAAATEAGAGDATSPEVGTAGAEVNGAGTTPAEDRSASASARSPPETEGSHPAGEDSAQASARSEVIAPDEIPSEPATDEEHHFDPVSTEESADSSTGSEGAEPVDRPDLDELREELNNQFESIKVLDPGKYELNLMELYDREEYIIALREDGRYSIQVPENFRE from the coding sequence ATGCCCCACCAGTGTACGAACTGCGGCCGGACCTTCGACGACGGCTCCAAGCAGATGCTGTCGGGGTGTCCGGACTGCGGGGGGAACAAGTTCCAGTTCAAGCCCGACGGCGGGCCCACGCCGGACGCGGAGCCGCCGGAACCCCCCGAACCCGCGGGCTCGTCGGTGGCCAGGACCGTCGGCAAGACGGCCGCCACCGTCAAGGACTTCGTGAGCTCGTCGGACGACGAGTCCGCGAGCGTCGGCGCACCCGAACCCGCGGACGCGTCGTCGGAAGCCGGTACCGCGGACGCCGCCGCGACGGAGGCCGGTGCTGGGGACGCGACTTCGCCGGAGGTCGGCACCGCCGGAGCGGAAGTGAACGGCGCCGGGACGACGCCCGCGGAGGACCGCTCTGCGAGCGCCTCGGCCCGGAGTCCACCCGAAACGGAGGGGTCTCACCCGGCCGGAGAGGATTCGGCCCAGGCAAGCGCACGCAGTGAAGTCATCGCGCCCGACGAGATCCCGTCCGAGCCCGCCACCGACGAGGAGCACCACTTCGATCCGGTCTCCACGGAGGAGTCGGCCGACAGTTCCACTGGAAGCGAGGGGGCAGAGCCGGTCGATCGACCCGACCTCGACGAACTGCGCGAGGAACTCAACAACCAGTTCGAGAGCATCAAGGTGCTCGACCCCGGGAAGTACGAGCTCAACCTGATGGAGCTGTACGACCGCGAGGAGTACATCATCGCGCTGCGCGAGGACGGCCGCTATAGTATCCAGGTTCCGGAGAATTTCCGGGAGTAA
- a CDS encoding CPBP family intramembrane glutamic endopeptidase — protein MTETVSSKYAPTYVLKAKSWTISLALLLGAIVVASVVGGPIVYYFDGDLAIVLRTVASSLGMVVVIGLYLYQTDLSLAYVDFPGLSARALGTGVLFGLGLTALQAALTALFLSQGIGSPVGPVGQLVSRRGVGFLATMMAVNVLVVAPAEELFHRNGIQKILARSHTELTAVVGAALLFSAPHMISYVQVPVDVAATSFVQVLINGLLYGFAYARWERVDVPAVAHAVYNCGVFLFAYFHVLG, from the coding sequence ATGACAGAGACGGTGTCGTCGAAATACGCCCCCACGTACGTGCTGAAAGCGAAGAGTTGGACCATCAGTCTGGCGCTCCTGCTCGGGGCGATCGTCGTCGCTTCAGTCGTCGGCGGACCGATCGTCTACTACTTCGACGGGGATCTGGCCATCGTCCTGCGGACTGTGGCTTCGAGCCTCGGGATGGTCGTCGTCATCGGCCTCTACCTGTACCAGACCGACCTATCGCTCGCGTACGTCGACTTCCCAGGTCTGTCAGCGAGGGCACTCGGTACCGGCGTCCTCTTCGGTCTCGGACTAACCGCACTGCAGGCAGCGCTGACCGCTCTCTTCCTGTCACAGGGGATCGGTTCGCCCGTCGGTCCCGTCGGTCAGCTCGTCAGCCGCCGCGGAGTCGGATTCCTCGCCACGATGATGGCCGTGAACGTACTGGTCGTCGCCCCCGCAGAGGAGCTGTTCCACCGGAACGGCATCCAGAAAATCCTCGCCCGGAGCCACACGGAACTGACAGCCGTCGTGGGGGCGGCCCTACTGTTCTCGGCCCCTCACATGATATCCTACGTGCAGGTCCCCGTCGACGTGGCCGCGACAAGCTTCGTTCAGGTCCTGATCAACGGGCTGCTGTACGGGTTCGCGTACGCCCGCTGGGAACGCGTAGATGTCCCCGCCGTCGCCCACGCTGTCTACAACTGCGGTGTCTTCCTATTCGCGTACTTCCACGTCCTGGGTTGA
- a CDS encoding ABC transporter ATP-binding protein, whose translation MIEAESLTKRYGDVTAVDGIDLSVSEGTVYGFLGPNGAGKTTTIELLTTLTPPTSGSAAVAGRPVSDREAIKSRIGYLPAAPPLYDAYTGREQLAYVATLRGLDEGRAERRIAALLERIGLGDSADRRIATYSTGMKQKIGLLQTVVHDPEVVFFDEPISGLDPRAAREVVDLISELTDDGTTVFLSTHILPLVEEMADAVGVLHDGSIVFEGPPDALKRTASDGDRGTLEAAFLEVTDDSSVIAPRGPDDGEGDRP comes from the coding sequence ATGATAGAGGCCGAGAGCTTGACGAAGCGTTACGGGGACGTCACTGCCGTCGACGGAATCGACCTCTCAGTGTCGGAGGGAACGGTTTACGGGTTTCTCGGGCCCAACGGGGCTGGCAAGACCACGACGATAGAGCTGTTGACCACGCTTACGCCGCCGACATCGGGCAGCGCCGCGGTTGCCGGGCGGCCGGTCTCCGACAGGGAGGCGATCAAGTCGCGGATCGGCTACCTTCCGGCAGCGCCGCCGCTGTACGACGCTTACACCGGTCGCGAACAGCTGGCGTACGTAGCGACGCTTCGGGGACTGGACGAAGGCCGCGCGGAGCGTCGCATCGCGGCGCTGCTCGAGCGGATCGGGCTCGGGGACTCGGCCGACCGGCGTATCGCCACCTACTCGACGGGGATGAAACAGAAGATCGGCCTGCTCCAGACGGTCGTCCACGACCCCGAGGTGGTGTTTTTCGACGAGCCGATAAGCGGGCTCGATCCAAGAGCGGCGCGCGAGGTCGTCGACCTGATCTCGGAACTGACTGACGACGGGACGACGGTGTTCCTCTCGACGCATATCCTCCCGCTCGTCGAGGAGATGGCCGACGCGGTCGGTGTCCTCCACGACGGCTCGATCGTCTTCGAAGGTCCGCCCGACGCCCTCAAGCGGACCGCGTCCGACGGCGACCGCGGCACGCTCGAAGCGGCGTTCCTCGAAGTGACCGACGACTCGTCCGTGATCGCCCCGCGGGGACCGGACGACGGCGAGGGTGACCGGCCGTGA
- a CDS encoding ABC transporter permease — MNGTTAADTSGVEQGNDPCGFAVLVWSMLRMSVLIMVRYRLNFAIQLVGMYAFFAIVFFGGQEAVRSAGVGSVSALGSSLDAIIVGWFVYSMAQNAYSSLSGVITAESRWGTLEQLYVSPHGFERIMGAKLIINLTLSLLMGFLMLLLMVVTTDRTLTLDAFTILPLIVLTLMSVLGLGFTFGGLTLIYKKLSSVSRLMQLALLGLVAAPAADVFALRFLPLVQGSAMLQKAMREGTRLWEFRAHDLAILVGAAVVYIGGGTLVFMVCSFVARKRGVMGHY, encoded by the coding sequence GTGAACGGTACGACCGCCGCAGACACGAGCGGCGTCGAGCAGGGGAACGACCCCTGCGGGTTCGCAGTGCTCGTCTGGTCGATGTTGCGAATGAGTGTGCTCATCATGGTGCGGTATCGACTCAACTTCGCCATCCAGCTCGTCGGCATGTACGCCTTCTTCGCGATCGTCTTCTTCGGCGGGCAGGAGGCCGTCCGGAGCGCCGGCGTCGGCTCTGTCAGCGCGCTCGGCTCCTCGCTAGACGCGATCATCGTCGGCTGGTTCGTCTACTCCATGGCGCAGAACGCCTATTCGAGCCTCTCGGGGGTCATCACCGCGGAGTCCCGCTGGGGCACGCTCGAACAGCTGTACGTCTCGCCCCACGGCTTCGAGCGAATCATGGGGGCGAAGCTCATCATTAACCTCACGCTGAGTCTTCTGATGGGCTTTCTCATGCTGCTTTTGATGGTCGTGACGACCGATCGAACGCTGACGCTTGACGCGTTCACGATCCTCCCGCTGATCGTCCTGACGCTGATGTCCGTGCTGGGCCTGGGGTTCACGTTCGGTGGCCTGACACTGATATACAAGAAGCTCAGCAGTGTCTCTCGGCTGATGCAGCTGGCCCTGCTGGGCCTCGTCGCAGCGCCGGCGGCCGACGTCTTCGCGCTCCGGTTCCTCCCGCTCGTTCAGGGGTCCGCGATGCTCCAGAAGGCCATGCGCGAGGGGACCCGACTCTGGGAGTTCCGCGCCCACGACCTCGCGATTCTCGTCGGTGCGGCGGTCGTCTACATCGGCGGCGGAACCCTCGTATTCATGGTATGTTCGTTCGTCGCGCGCAAGCGGGGCGTGATGGGTCACTACTGA
- a CDS encoding ABC transporter ATP-binding protein: MGQRGRTRSDESTGDSERASDESDQTATPTVSVRNLVKEYGNGDEAVRAVDGVSFDIEPGTAVGILGPNGAGKTTLIKCVLSLIVPTDGAVSVAGKNTFKNPKYTFERTGAVFEGARNVYWRLTVRENLEIFSVIGGNDYRNRTDRIDELLEKFGLADKEDTVVRELSRGQKQKVTLSCTMARGTDVVFLDEPTLGLDVESSLNLQQELRTLVEDEATTVVLLSHNMDVVQNVCDRVIILNDGGVLVDDDIDALLDVFNMRRYEVTVTGDVDEAVRRSLRTRYGATEFLATNSGTRFEVDVPDGKFYPLVDRLREAGLAVESIDRTDGDLQDIFLRVTNEAGEVTDS; the protein is encoded by the coding sequence ATGGGACAGAGAGGCAGGACACGATCCGACGAGTCGACGGGAGACTCGGAACGCGCATCGGACGAATCGGATCAGACGGCCACTCCAACCGTTTCAGTCAGGAATCTGGTCAAGGAGTACGGCAACGGTGACGAGGCGGTCCGCGCCGTCGACGGGGTGAGTTTCGATATCGAACCCGGGACCGCGGTCGGCATCCTCGGGCCGAACGGGGCCGGAAAGACCACGCTCATAAAGTGCGTCCTCTCGCTGATCGTCCCGACGGACGGGGCCGTCAGTGTCGCCGGGAAGAACACCTTCAAAAACCCGAAGTACACGTTCGAGCGCACCGGAGCGGTGTTCGAGGGCGCGCGGAACGTGTACTGGCGTCTCACCGTACGGGAGAATCTCGAGATATTCAGCGTCATCGGCGGCAACGACTACCGGAACAGGACCGACCGAATCGACGAACTGCTCGAGAAGTTCGGGCTCGCGGACAAGGAGGACACGGTCGTTCGGGAACTATCGCGGGGGCAGAAACAGAAGGTCACCCTCTCGTGCACGATGGCCCGGGGCACCGACGTGGTCTTCCTCGACGAACCGACGCTCGGACTCGACGTCGAGAGTTCGCTCAATCTCCAGCAGGAGCTTCGAACCCTGGTCGAAGACGAGGCGACCACGGTCGTTCTCTTGAGTCACAATATGGACGTCGTACAGAACGTCTGCGACCGCGTCATCATCCTGAACGACGGCGGGGTCCTCGTTGACGACGACATCGACGCTCTGCTGGACGTGTTCAACATGCGACGGTACGAGGTGACTGTGACTGGCGACGTAGACGAAGCGGTCCGCCGGAGCCTCCGGACGCGATACGGCGCCACTGAGTTCCTGGCAACCAACTCCGGGACCCGTTTCGAGGTGGACGTGCCCGACGGCAAGTTCTACCCGCTCGTCGACCGTCTCCGCGAGGCCGGTCTGGCCGTCGAATCCATCGATCGGACCGACGGGGACCTCCAAGACATCTTCCTCCGAGTGACCAACGAGGCCGGGGAGGTGACCGACTCGTGA
- a CDS encoding Yip1 family protein, with the protein MLTNPDQFFESESRDPDLLFPAVIVVAAGLLGALSSLPMLQYIDQSLTGPAAGLSSIIYITTLAGGVLGPVVIWLIVTAFFYGVATPAFDGEGSFTDTLALAGWRYVPAVLNGLLSTFGYYWVFSNRSPQSVSDPQMAQSFIQSLQGITGIQLLTAVGIVFTIWQGIIWTYAIKQGLAVSLRDGAITAAVPVVAMVLFALNSLL; encoded by the coding sequence ATTCTCACGAACCCAGACCAGTTCTTCGAGAGCGAGAGCCGGGACCCCGACCTCCTGTTTCCCGCGGTCATCGTCGTCGCCGCGGGACTGCTCGGCGCGCTGTCGTCGCTGCCAATGCTGCAGTACATCGATCAGAGCCTCACGGGCCCCGCCGCAGGGCTCAGTTCCATCATCTACATCACGACGCTCGCCGGCGGAGTCCTCGGCCCAGTCGTCATTTGGCTGATCGTCACGGCGTTCTTCTACGGGGTCGCGACGCCGGCGTTCGACGGCGAGGGGTCGTTCACGGACACACTCGCGCTCGCGGGGTGGAGGTACGTTCCGGCCGTTCTGAACGGTCTGCTCAGTACCTTCGGCTACTACTGGGTGTTCAGTAATAGATCGCCGCAGTCCGTCTCTGATCCGCAGATGGCACAGTCGTTTATACAGAGTCTCCAGGGCATCACGGGGATCCAGTTACTGACGGCAGTCGGTATCGTCTTCACGATATGGCAGGGGATCATCTGGACGTACGCGATCAAACAGGGGTTGGCCGTCTCACTCCGTGACGGTGCGATCACCGCAGCCGTTCCGGTCGTCGCAATGGTCCTCTTCGCGCTCAACAGCCTGCTCTGA
- the mdh gene encoding malate dehydrogenase, whose product MSKVSVIGAAGTVGAAAGYNIALRDIADELVYVDIPEQEDVTVGQAADTNHGVAYDANTTVRQGSYEDTAGSDVVVITAGIPREPGQTRIDLAGDNAPIIDDIGSSVAEHNDDFVTITTSNPVDLLNRHLYETGDRAREKVIGFGGRLDSARFRYVLSERFDTPVQNVEATILGEHGDAQVPVFSKVRVDGEDPEFSDDEREEILEELQESAMDVIERKGATEWGPATGVAHMVEAVLRDTGEVLPGSVYLDGEFGHGDTAFGVPVKLGSNGVEAVVEWDLDDYERELMDEAADKLSEQYEKIS is encoded by the coding sequence ATGTCAAAGGTAAGCGTGATCGGTGCCGCCGGCACCGTCGGCGCCGCCGCCGGGTACAACATCGCCCTCCGGGACATCGCCGACGAGCTAGTGTACGTCGACATCCCCGAGCAGGAGGACGTCACAGTCGGACAGGCCGCCGACACCAACCACGGCGTGGCCTACGACGCCAACACCACCGTCCGCCAGGGCTCCTACGAGGACACCGCCGGCTCCGACGTGGTGGTCATCACCGCCGGCATCCCACGCGAGCCCGGCCAGACCCGGATCGACCTCGCCGGCGACAACGCGCCGATCATCGACGACATCGGCTCCTCCGTCGCCGAACACAACGACGACTTCGTCACCATCACGACGTCGAACCCCGTCGACCTGCTGAACCGCCACCTCTACGAGACAGGCGACCGCGCCCGCGAGAAAGTGATCGGCTTCGGCGGTCGCCTGGACTCCGCGCGGTTCCGATACGTCCTCTCGGAACGCTTCGACACGCCCGTGCAAAACGTCGAGGCGACCATCCTCGGCGAGCACGGCGACGCCCAGGTGCCCGTCTTCTCGAAGGTCCGGGTTGACGGCGAGGACCCCGAGTTCTCCGACGACGAGCGCGAGGAGATCCTCGAGGAACTCCAGGAGAGCGCCATGGACGTCATCGAGCGCAAGGGAGCCACCGAGTGGGGACCCGCCACCGGCGTCGCCCACATGGTCGAGGCCGTCCTGCGTGACACCGGCGAAGTGCTGCCCGGCTCCGTCTACCTCGACGGCGAGTTCGGCCACGGGGACACCGCCTTCGGCGTGCCCGTCAAGCTCGGCTCGAACGGCGTCGAGGCGGTCGTCGAGTGGGACCTGGACGACTACGAGCGGGAGTTGATGGACGAGGCCGCCGACAAGCTCTCCGAGCAGTACGAGAAGATCAGCTGA
- a CDS encoding Sjogren's syndrome/scleroderma autoantigen 1 family protein, translating to MSDFDKEAEREKLREKYEKEEEKRETTEQMSELLLKGATMTNAHCSDCGDPIFRYEDQEFCPSCQKPVDRDAGEEGEAGEGADSEVQELREEADIEVTSPSEDARVAFGGQDAADEADAQQSDAGPADAQQSTVQSAGAQQGGSEPAAAEGAESDSAVGAQADAARGTALGDAAAANRRDPPSQTRSPSEARSADETAAGGDRSATPNRTAAQPPASQRTATTGGSSAGETATASEHLGAARVELAAAAERFARRARDADSPREAREHLQAAREAAEALAATEY from the coding sequence ATGAGCGACTTCGACAAGGAAGCGGAGCGAGAGAAGCTCCGCGAGAAGTACGAGAAGGAGGAGGAGAAGCGCGAGACGACGGAGCAGATGAGCGAGCTGCTCCTGAAGGGTGCGACCATGACCAACGCCCACTGCAGCGACTGCGGCGACCCGATCTTCCGCTACGAGGACCAGGAGTTCTGCCCGAGCTGCCAGAAGCCCGTCGACAGGGACGCTGGCGAGGAGGGCGAGGCCGGAGAGGGGGCGGACTCGGAGGTCCAGGAGCTCCGCGAGGAGGCCGACATCGAGGTCACGTCCCCGAGCGAAGACGCCCGCGTGGCCTTCGGCGGTCAGGACGCGGCCGACGAGGCCGACGCGCAGCAGAGCGACGCCGGGCCTGCCGACGCACAGCAGAGCACCGTTCAGTCCGCCGGCGCACAGCAGGGCGGATCCGAGCCCGCTGCCGCGGAGGGGGCCGAGTCCGACTCCGCAGTCGGAGCGCAGGCCGACGCCGCGCGTGGCACCGCGCTAGGCGACGCCGCGGCCGCCAACCGGCGGGACCCCCCGTCGCAGACGCGGTCGCCGTCCGAGGCCCGCTCCGCGGACGAGACGGCGGCAGGTGGCGACCGATCGGCCACGCCGAACCGCACCGCAGCGCAGCCTCCGGCCAGCCAGCGGACCGCGACGACCGGCGGGAGCAGCGCGGGCGAGACGGCGACGGCCAGCGAGCACCTCGGCGCCGCCAGAGTCGAACTCGCGGCCGCGGCCGAGCGGTTCGCCCGCCGCGCCCGCGACGCGGACAGTCCGCGCGAGGCCCGCGAACACCTTCAGGCGGCGCGCGAGGCGGCCGAGGCGCTCGCGGCGACCGAGTACTGA